One window from the genome of Osmerus eperlanus chromosome 3, fOsmEpe2.1, whole genome shotgun sequence encodes:
- the LOC134016978 gene encoding collagen alpha-3(IX) chain-like — protein sequence MSNKCVIIIHILGWIVIDAHKITVTSGMRRIWSVPCRTFLPPPPPPPFPPSTQKSMLMVDITEHIIGKKGEKGCRGPNGRKGQPGSIGQEGKPGMSGIMGPLGEQGEKGDRGWRGLFGDMGTPGVHGGRPGRSGSKGENGLKGVQGSSGENGYPGSGGIPGLKGDPGLKRMKGLRGPDGQRGVPGQRGTMGTKGYRGPPGPQGFMGTMGLPGSTGSPGAPGQVYAIPGIRGARGESGPEGHCNCSLPKQLPKRKYKKVSLVSMRVMSQYIS from the exons ATGTCAAACAAATGTGTCATTATAATTCATATCCTGGGTTGGATTGTCATAGATGCACACAAAATCACTGTAACATCGG GTATGAGACGTATATGGTCAGTTCCATGCAGGACCTTcttacctcctcctccacctcctccttttcctccatcAACGCAAAAATCTATGCTCATG GTTGATATAACTGAACACATTATAGGGAAAAAAGGTGAAAAG GGATGCAGAGGACCCAATGGACGTAAG GGACAGCCAGGTTCCATTGGTCAAGAGGGGAAACCAGGGATGTCTGGAATAATGGGTCCCTTAGGCGAACAG GGAGAAAAGGGGGACAGAGGCTGGCGAGGCTTGTTTGGTGACATGGGAACACCAGGAGTACATGGG GGTCGTCCCGGACGCAGTGGATCCAAA GGTGAAAATGGATTGAAAGGAGTCCAAGGATCTTCGGGAGAAAAT GGATACCCTGGAAGTGGTGGTATCCCTGGGCTAAAG GGGGATCCAGGGCTGAAAAGAATGAAAGGCTTGCGGGGACCGGATGGACAAAGGGGAGTCCCTGGACAGAGAGGGACTATG GGAACAAAGGGTTATCGCGGTCCACCAGGGCCTCAAGGATTCATGGGGACAATGGGACTGCCAGGGTCTACTGGGTCACCAGGTGCACCAGGACAAG TGTATGCAATTCCAGGAATTAGAGGAGCGAGGGGTGAAAGTGGTCCTGAAGGCCATTGTAATTGTTCATTACCTAAACAACTACCCAAACGCAAATATAAGAAGGTTTCACTTGTAAGTATGAGAGTAATGTCACAATACATTTCCTAA
- the lmln gene encoding leishmanolysin-like peptidase isoform X2 produces MGTRLSYFWIIFGPLSRIGILSLLFLFVHSHSTCKHQVPSPAEVVHKVHLRSERLTKRSSSDPQLKIQIIYDFSVDNLDADKRSLVKDKLFPQAIDYLQRAFQVRRQVGPVLLSRQCATNQYLRKRDDPHRYCQGSCAEVTKCGPVIVPEDHLQQCKVCSATGKSCGPTGPADGPGVTGSDFVLYVSGVTTERCGQENIVAYAAYCQLEAELDRPIAGYANLCPNMISPQPQEFEGMLSTVKHEIIHALGFSAGLFAFYHDDNGKPLTPRFASGLPAFNETLGLYQWSNAVIRRVARLWDIRNGEMVRHEVHVLVTPRVVEARSHFGCPILEGMELENQGGMGTELNHWEKRLLENEAMTGSHTQNRVFSRITLAIMEDTGWYRANYSMAERLDWGRGLGCDFVMKSCKFWMDRQRQSRHPVTPYCDTVRATPLKLTCRQDQLAVAVCNLQKYSQDLPMDYQYFDQIPDVPAGEQSSYGGAVEIADYCPFSQEFRWHLSGEYQRNSHCRIQENQPDWWRNYGAEQYGPDSVCVYQRRAFIMEQCTRTMTHPDWGSGCYKMSCSSLGLILWVQDMPFQCLRKGQVLSVSVLINDWVYNGELICPACSDFCPNCLLPHQLPPLNTTTRTLPIDPCSSSSSLVVTLWLLLLNLVPLLAGFILCVWN; encoded by the exons ATGGGGACGAGGTTGAGCTACTTTTGGATTATTTTTGGGCCACTCAGTCGAATCGGCATATTGTCTCTGTTGTTCCTGTTTGTGCATAGTCACAGCACATGCAAGCATCAAGTCCCATCTCCGGCTGAG GTTGTCCATAAAGTGCATCTGAGATCTGAGAGGTTGACTAAGAGAAGCTCCTCTGATCCACAGttaaaaatacaaattatttatgATTTCAGCGTAGACAA TTTAGATGCAGATAAAAGAAGCCTTGTGAAG GATAAACTTTTTCCGCAAGCAATTGATTACCTCCAGAGAGCTTTTCAAGTGCGCCGGCAAGTGGGTCCAGTGTTATTGAGCAG ACAATGTGCAACCAATCAGTATCTGCGGAAGAGAGATGACCCTCATCGCTACTGCCAGGGGTCGTGTGCTGAGGTCACAAAGTGCGGACCTGTCATCGTACCTGAGGATCATTTACAG CAATGCAAGGTGTGCAGCGCAACAGGCAAGTCCTGTGGTCCCACAGGCCCAGCAGACGGACCTGGAGTGACGGGGTCCGACTTTGTCCTTTACGTGAGCGGGGTGACCACTGAGAGGTGTGGTCAGGAGAACATTGTAGCCTATGCTGCCTACTGTCAGCTGGAGGCTGAGCTGGACAG GCCCATTGCTGGGTACGCCAACCTGTGTCCTAACATGatctccccccagcctcaggaGTTTGAGGGCATGTTGTCCACCGTTAAACATGAGATCATACATGCCCTG GGCTTTTCAGCAGGACTCTTTGCCTTCTATCATGATGACAATGGGAAACCCTTGACCCCAAGGTTTGCCAGTGGACTGCCAGCCTTCAACGAGAC ATTGGGGTTATACCAGTGGAGCAATGCAGTCATACGGAGGGTGGCTCGGCTTTGGGACATCCGAAATGGAGAGATGGTTCGTCATGAAGTGCATGTGTTGGTGACCCCGCGCGTtgtg GAGGCACGGAGCCATTTTGGGTGTCCCATTCTAGAGGGAATGGAGCTGGAGAACCAGGGGGGTATGGGGACAGAACTCAACCACTGGGAAAAGAGATTGCTGGAG AACGAAGCAATGACTGGATCTCACACTCAGAACCGGGTCTTCTCTAGAATTACCTTGGCCATCATGGAGGACACTGG CTGGTACAGAGCCAACTACAGCATGGCTGAGAGGCTGGActggggcagggggctgggctGTGACTTCGTCATGAAGAGCTGCAAGTTCTGGATGGATAGACAGCGCCAGAG TCGACATCCTGTGACGCCGTACTGTGACACGGTGCGAGCCACGCCCCTCAAGCTCACCTGTCGACAGGACCAGCTGGCTGTGGCTGTCTGCAACCTCCAGAAATACTCCCAGGATTTGCCCATGGACTACCAG TACTTTGACCAGATCCCAGATGTCCCAGCTGGTGAACAGTCCTCTTACGGAGGTGCTGTGGAGATCGCTGATTACTGTCCCTTCAGCCAGGAGTTCAGGTGGCACCTCAGTGGGGAATACCAGCGCAACTCCCACTGCCGCATTCAGGAGAACCAACCCG acTGGTGGAGGAACTATGGTGCAGAGCAATACGGGcctgattctgtgtgtgtgtaccagagaAGAGCCTTCATCATGGAGCAGTGCACTCGCACGATGACCCATCCTGACTGGGGCAGCGGCTGTTACAAG atgTCGTGTTCAAGCCTGGGGCTGATTTTGTGGGTTCAAGACATGCCGTTCCAGTGTCTCCGTAAAGGTCAGGTGCTCAGTGTTAGCGTGCTCATCAACGATTGGGTCTACAACGGCGAGCTGATCTGTCCTGCCTGCTCAGATTTCTGCCCTAATTGTTTACTCCCACACCAGCTCCCGCCTCTCAACACCACCACCAGGACTCTTCCTATTG ACCCTTGCTCCAGTTCTTCCAGCCTGGTGGTGACTCTCTGGCTGCTATTGTTGAACCTGGTCCCTCTCCTGGCTGGCTTCATCCTCTGTGTGTGGAACTGA
- the lmln gene encoding leishmanolysin-like peptidase isoform X1, producing the protein MGTRLSYFWIIFGPLSRIGILSLLFLFVHSHSTCKHQVPSPAEVVHKVHLRSERLTKRSSSDPQLKIQIIYDFSVDNLDADKRSLVKDKLFPQAIDYLQRAFQVRRQVGPVLLSRQCATNQYLRKRDDPHRYCQGSCAEVTKCGPVIVPEDHLQQCKVCSATGKSCGPTGPADGPGVTGSDFVLYVSGVTTERCGQENIVAYAAYCQLEAELDRPIAGYANLCPNMISPQPQEFEGMLSTVKHEIIHALGFSAGLFAFYHDDNGKPLTPRFASGLPAFNETLGLYQWSNAVIRRVARLWDIRNGEMVRHEVHVLVTPRVVEEARSHFGCPILEGMELENQGGMGTELNHWEKRLLENEAMTGSHTQNRVFSRITLAIMEDTGWYRANYSMAERLDWGRGLGCDFVMKSCKFWMDRQRQSRHPVTPYCDTVRATPLKLTCRQDQLAVAVCNLQKYSQDLPMDYQYFDQIPDVPAGEQSSYGGAVEIADYCPFSQEFRWHLSGEYQRNSHCRIQENQPDWWRNYGAEQYGPDSVCVYQRRAFIMEQCTRTMTHPDWGSGCYKMSCSSLGLILWVQDMPFQCLRKGQVLSVSVLINDWVYNGELICPACSDFCPNCLLPHQLPPLNTTTRTLPIDPCSSSSSLVVTLWLLLLNLVPLLAGFILCVWN; encoded by the exons ATGGGGACGAGGTTGAGCTACTTTTGGATTATTTTTGGGCCACTCAGTCGAATCGGCATATTGTCTCTGTTGTTCCTGTTTGTGCATAGTCACAGCACATGCAAGCATCAAGTCCCATCTCCGGCTGAG GTTGTCCATAAAGTGCATCTGAGATCTGAGAGGTTGACTAAGAGAAGCTCCTCTGATCCACAGttaaaaatacaaattatttatgATTTCAGCGTAGACAA TTTAGATGCAGATAAAAGAAGCCTTGTGAAG GATAAACTTTTTCCGCAAGCAATTGATTACCTCCAGAGAGCTTTTCAAGTGCGCCGGCAAGTGGGTCCAGTGTTATTGAGCAG ACAATGTGCAACCAATCAGTATCTGCGGAAGAGAGATGACCCTCATCGCTACTGCCAGGGGTCGTGTGCTGAGGTCACAAAGTGCGGACCTGTCATCGTACCTGAGGATCATTTACAG CAATGCAAGGTGTGCAGCGCAACAGGCAAGTCCTGTGGTCCCACAGGCCCAGCAGACGGACCTGGAGTGACGGGGTCCGACTTTGTCCTTTACGTGAGCGGGGTGACCACTGAGAGGTGTGGTCAGGAGAACATTGTAGCCTATGCTGCCTACTGTCAGCTGGAGGCTGAGCTGGACAG GCCCATTGCTGGGTACGCCAACCTGTGTCCTAACATGatctccccccagcctcaggaGTTTGAGGGCATGTTGTCCACCGTTAAACATGAGATCATACATGCCCTG GGCTTTTCAGCAGGACTCTTTGCCTTCTATCATGATGACAATGGGAAACCCTTGACCCCAAGGTTTGCCAGTGGACTGCCAGCCTTCAACGAGAC ATTGGGGTTATACCAGTGGAGCAATGCAGTCATACGGAGGGTGGCTCGGCTTTGGGACATCCGAAATGGAGAGATGGTTCGTCATGAAGTGCATGTGTTGGTGACCCCGCGCGTtgtg GAGGAGGCACGGAGCCATTTTGGGTGTCCCATTCTAGAGGGAATGGAGCTGGAGAACCAGGGGGGTATGGGGACAGAACTCAACCACTGGGAAAAGAGATTGCTGGAG AACGAAGCAATGACTGGATCTCACACTCAGAACCGGGTCTTCTCTAGAATTACCTTGGCCATCATGGAGGACACTGG CTGGTACAGAGCCAACTACAGCATGGCTGAGAGGCTGGActggggcagggggctgggctGTGACTTCGTCATGAAGAGCTGCAAGTTCTGGATGGATAGACAGCGCCAGAG TCGACATCCTGTGACGCCGTACTGTGACACGGTGCGAGCCACGCCCCTCAAGCTCACCTGTCGACAGGACCAGCTGGCTGTGGCTGTCTGCAACCTCCAGAAATACTCCCAGGATTTGCCCATGGACTACCAG TACTTTGACCAGATCCCAGATGTCCCAGCTGGTGAACAGTCCTCTTACGGAGGTGCTGTGGAGATCGCTGATTACTGTCCCTTCAGCCAGGAGTTCAGGTGGCACCTCAGTGGGGAATACCAGCGCAACTCCCACTGCCGCATTCAGGAGAACCAACCCG acTGGTGGAGGAACTATGGTGCAGAGCAATACGGGcctgattctgtgtgtgtgtaccagagaAGAGCCTTCATCATGGAGCAGTGCACTCGCACGATGACCCATCCTGACTGGGGCAGCGGCTGTTACAAG atgTCGTGTTCAAGCCTGGGGCTGATTTTGTGGGTTCAAGACATGCCGTTCCAGTGTCTCCGTAAAGGTCAGGTGCTCAGTGTTAGCGTGCTCATCAACGATTGGGTCTACAACGGCGAGCTGATCTGTCCTGCCTGCTCAGATTTCTGCCCTAATTGTTTACTCCCACACCAGCTCCCGCCTCTCAACACCACCACCAGGACTCTTCCTATTG ACCCTTGCTCCAGTTCTTCCAGCCTGGTGGTGACTCTCTGGCTGCTATTGTTGAACCTGGTCCCTCTCCTGGCTGGCTTCATCCTCTGTGTGTGGAACTGA